The following is a genomic window from Acipenser ruthenus chromosome 19, fAciRut3.2 maternal haplotype, whole genome shotgun sequence.
TCAGAATATACCTAACCTGCATATTACCATGATCCCTCAGAATATACCTAACCTGCATATTACCCTGATCACTCAGAATATACCTAACCTGCATATTACCCTGATCACTCAGAATATACCTAACCTGCATATTACCCTGATCCCTCAGAATATACCTAACCTGCATATTACCCTGATCACTCAGAATATACCTAACCTGCATATTACCCTGATCCCTCAGAATATACCTAACCTGCATATTACCCTGATCCCTCATAATATACCTAACCTGCATATTACCCTGATCCCTCAGAATATACCTAACCTGCATATTACCCTGATCCCTCAGAATATACCTAACCTGCATATTACCCTGATCCCTCAGAATATACCTAACCTGCATATTACCCTGATCACTCAGAATACACTCACAGAACTGAAAGCGACATCCCATCCATGGAACAAGGACAACTTTATTTTAATGGAAGTGTTATTAATTGAAAtgactgaaaacagcagagagacgagccatacaatacaaaataaatatgcttCAGCTTTGCTGCAGAATTGGAAGTTGACTCCTCAGGGCTGCATGTCTCTCGTCTGAAGGATTACTGCCTGGACTCCACAGTATTGTGATAGAGCTGTGCGTATTCAACAGAGCCCTGCTAACAGAAGAAAGAGGAAGTGGGGTCACTGGCTGCTTCAAATCTCTGCTTGATGTTCTTGGCTTTGCAGTGCAGTATGTTTCCATAATCTCATTGTTTCTCAAGTGCAACCCGTCACACAGTTTATCAAAGGAAAACCTGCACTTTTAAAAGTGTTCTCGGAACAAATCCAGGATATCTACAGTATGTCTTTACACTCATAACCATAGGCATTAATTAGGCCCAATTCCTTTGGTTTGCGCTGTTCtcgaatgttatcaagtacagcAATTTTATACAGGCTATACTGGGATCCTGGACTGCTTTAGGAGAAGTAAATTGCAACTTCAGATTTGTTTCAAGTTGGCGCACGGACTGCCTAATTGTGATGGCTTCCTTCCTGGTACACAAAGCCTGCTCCTGTAAGATGTTTGGAGATCTGGAGAGGTACATGACTCTGTGCAAGACCCTCGTTTGTGATGAGGAAGGAAACCTCCGCCCTGTTCCTTTGTGACAGCAATGGAAACTGTGACTGCCTGCCCTCTGCAGGCTGCAATTACTTGCAAAGCTGCACACAAATACTGCACTCCTTTCTACTCGCATTCTTCTGATAAAACCCACTGAAAGACATCCATGACTTACACAAACGTTGATGTAATTGTAAAGTcagaatttgtttttaataactgctgtGGGTCTTGAGAAGGCATCTTTTCAATGGAGCTGGGAAACAGTACACAATGTCCTTCTGGATGCTGAATTCAGTGCTACCCTGCTGTTGGCATTATTCAATGTGCTGGGCGTGCAATACTTACACAGTCTGTGTTGTCTGGATCTTCTGAAATGATAAttagtaaagcttgttaaatcaCAGTTCTTGACTCTTGTGGATATTAGTTGAACGGACAGCACACTACATACAATTGTGTTAAAAGTTCAGGGCTAACTGTGTGTCTCACAGTGTGTTGCTTTAGATGAAATAACAGCAGTTCTCAGAGATCGATCATTGGAATAGTTTGGTTTCTTAAACACACGCAATGGTTACATTAATGATATACGAACATAGATTGTGCACTATAGTCCTGTATTACACTTCCTAGTAAGAGCTTGAAGCAATGCCTGTAGTTCATTATACAGTATGAATCAAATGCACCATTCTATAGGTGTGATTGAGTTCACATACTGCTCTGTGTTCGataacactgtgactgtgtgattgaGTTCACATACTGTTCTCTGTATTAGataacactgtgactgtgtgattgaGTTCACATACTGCTCTCTGTATTAGataacactgtgactgtgtgattgaGCTCACATACTGCTCTCTGTATTAGataacactgtgactgtgtgattgaGCTTACATACTGCTCTCTGTATTAGataacactgtgactgtgtgattgaGTTCACATACTGCTCTCTGTATTAGataacactgtgactgtgtgattgaGTTCACATACCGCTCTCTGTATTAGataacactgtgactgtgtgattgaGTTCACATACCGCTCTCTGTATTAGataacactgtgactgtgtgattgaGTTCACATACCGCTCTCTGTATTAGataacactgtgactgtgtgattgaGTTCACATACTGCTCTCTGTATTAGataacactgtgactgtgtgattgaGCTCACATACCGCTCTCTGACTTTCGGAGTTCACTGTACACGGTGTCTGTCCCTTTCATCACAGGAGCTGGAAAACATGTTGAGAACACAGTGGTCAGAATTCTAGAAGGATTTGTCATGTTTCTAATATTGCATTCAATAAATAAACTCCCAGTTCAGTTCAAAGGGCTTTTCTTTCTCAAAGACTATAATTACATGATTTtatcagacattttttttttttttttttatctagtctGTAATTTCTgttaaatgaatcaattaaagGATATTGCTCACTGGAATTCatgtggttttcctttttttttttgcagaacaattaaatattttcaaacattagacttttttgtttttgctgtttatCTTAACTTTTAAACTCCCTTAGCAATTACCTCTGCTAGCGTCGGGCTCCACATGCATCACCTCTGTATATTCAATGTCAGGGTCACTGGAGTCCTCCCCACAGCCCACATCCACACTGCCAACTGAAATGGAAGCAACACAAGTCAATGGGTGCGTCCGAGTGCTTCCACCATTAGAACAGCCTAGAAGCGTTCCATTCTCCTTCTGCTGACTCAGCCTTGCAAATCCACAGCTGCTCTTATTTAACAATCCTGGCAGTGCAACCTGTCAATAGCATATTTACTGCAAGCTTCCACTTTCTGGTCGATATTGTTGTAGTATTGCGGCTTGTGATACATCACTATACGGTGTATCAATGAAGTTCACACTGGAACGCCTTCACAAGCCCTGAATGCTGTGTTTGTCCGATCAGAACGTATTGAGCAGACCTCACTGCCTGTGTTATGTAACTGGTGTTTTTATTCTGATATCTGACCTACTGGGAAACCCACAGAACACAGCTACTGTTTATTATGTTAAAAAACGATTTTTTAAAAATCGACTCCTGTAGTGTCTAAAAGTTTAATATGCAATATTAAAACGTATTGTATATTACTGTAGAAAGCTACAGAGTATACAGTGCATATACACTGCACTGTAGTGCACCCCTTAATAAACTTGCATTGGTCCTCTGCTTGacagtaaatgcacagtacatcGACCACAGACTTTAGCAGAACTAAGTCTGGTATTTGGTCTCATTGCGCTATAGATGGTATTCTACAAAACGAGtgtaaatgaatgtttttaaggCGTCTGGTCTTTTCAAAGTGCCCGTGACTAACCTTGCTGATAGACCTGGGTATGCAATGGGCGAGGCATGTGTGAGACTGCTACCATTACAGAGAGCACTACTGGGATCTAACTGGGGAGCTGGAGAGAAACAAGAAGGCACaccagggagagagggagagagagagagagagagagagagagcgcacacCACATAGGAAAGGATactcttcaaaataaaaatgtatttatttgaaaaaatattttcaagGAAAAGTGTTTTGCACAGCTGGGACTGATATGAAACGTTACCATACAGACAATCGCATAGTGTACAGCTGCAGCACAGGCCCCACTAGGTACACACGACATTCAAATATTACACTGCTTCCGGTTTGCATGCTCATAGCTCACTGGATGCAGGCAACTGATGCTGGTTAGTGCATAGGGGTAGGGGGAAcgtttggtttttaaaaaaaaaaattaaatgcaatttcttttttgtttaaagagagtctttttaaaaaagcatgacaACAGAAGTCCATGAAACTAAGATTATTTTGTCCCTTCCTTTCAGTTTTTATCTCTCCTCTTCTGTCCTTCTCGTCTCCTCCAGTCCCTGGTGCCAGAAAACCCAGCTGCAGGGCTGCTCTGCTCCCTACCCAGCAGAGGAGTCCCTTCTCCTGTTTAATAGAGCTGTGCAGGCAGGGTTCAGTAAGGCAGTGTGAATCACTGTGCACCCGGCCGGAGCCTGTCTCTTACACTCTGGGAGCTGTGCAGGCAGGGTTTAGTAAGGCAGTACCTTCAGTTCCATTGATCTCTCTCACTTCAATGACATCGCCGTGCTGGTCAGCACCTGGAAATATAACAGGGTGGCTGGTGATGTACAGGACAGGACGCTCGGATCACTGACACACGTGATCTACAAAATATCAGACTCTTACTGTGCCTTTGCATCTTTACCCAGgaagtatttgtttttaatttttcattaaaaagcagTATTCTAACAGTATTCTAACTTGGACTGATGAGGATCATTGTACAACGACGAGAGAGGACTAGACCCCCTTGCCTTGTAACTTTCTACAAGGGCACACAGAAAGTCCCATAAGAGCACACAGAAAGTCCAGACAGGAAGCGGTCACTGTTCCAGTGCTTATGGTGAATAGAACAGAGACACTGAAATAGTTCATTATCCAGGAAAAGGTGGCAGTCAGTCATACACATGAACTAAACACAGCTGTCTCCACTTGTACTGAAGCACTTATTGATGGTGCGAGCCCCGGGTTCAGCATGTCTTTAGTGCTTGTGCTTGTAAAATAGAGAGCCAGGGCTTGTGAGTAATGGGAGATGGGAACAGTTTCTGCAGTTTCTTTTCAGGCTCTTTGTTCTTTTTGGGTTAACACTGCATGTCGTTACATTCAGTCTTTGGTTCTGCTGAACATGAAATAATTCCTTAACATTGCTTTGCAGCTTCTGCATTATTGTGCATTGATGGTTTTTTGAGAAAACCAAGCAGTTTGTGAGCCTAAGAGAAAGCATGCAGGCaggcagttattttattatttaaaaaaaaaaaaagaattcttctgctattgcatttataaaataatacataattgcATGTTAATACTACTGACTTTGCATTGTACTAATTAAATAGAGTTCATTTGGTTTGACAAAAAACAGTGAAAGATTAACCAAAGTAAATCATCATAAACTCTAAAgcataaatttaaaaaacagacaaatcaAGAAAATGAACTACCTGTATTAGTGCTGGATAATTCAAAGACATTTCTCACTGCATCAGTATGCTCGGAGCTTGATGGTTtccagagattaaaaaaaaaacaaaaaaaaacacacaattattggaaatgtatttgacaaaaaaaaaaaaaaagttttagaaagCTAAAAATAACTCTTCGTGAAATCGTCAGCGAATGGTTGTGTTAAACACAGTCCTGGTTTAGTAGTCTCTGGTTCTGCATGAAGATTCATTTTCAAATGTAATGGATCTCAGGTTAGAACGTGTTTAATCTGGGCTGTACACTGGCTAGACTGCAGCTGTAACTTATTACCTCCCAACACcatcactacagcagatctcctCCTTACTGGTGTAAGACACGACCTACAGTCCTCTCATCTGCACAGTATATACTGCAGCTCCTTATCTTAAACCTgatttattgattaaaaaaaattagaaaactTCATTACCTTTTCAAAACACTTTCCCCAAAAGACAAAAACTCACCCTGCCATTTCCACGCTGCTCTCATTTTTAGCTGCCAAGAAAGAAAAATGTTGAGAAATATacacagtttttaaaaaacattcttgGGGTACATGTGCAGCACAATGATATCCGGACAGCACACTTACCCTGTTTGAGTTTATATCTAACGATGCAGAAGACAAATACACCCAGAATAATCATGATGCAAAACAAGGCGATTAATATTCTCTTCCATATGGCCATTGTTACTAGGAAGAAACACAGCATGTGTTAGAATGAGAGTTGAATGAGTGGTCAGTGCTTCACCACTGAACCAGAATAAACAGACACTGAAATACTGACTTTCTTTCTAGATGCACTACTCTGTGTGGGGTCTGTTGCACTGCAAGTGAACGTACAAATTCTCCTTATccttgtagctttttttttttttttttttttttttttttttaaaagtactgcAAAAGGGACCTGTGACTGAGAACATGAAGTCATTCTTCAAAGATAtcgttgtatttttgttttatgatacTTTTTAAGATTCGCTATAAGGATATTGCCACCATTATTACAAAAGAATCCTTGGTAAATCTGGAAActaaactgaaatatatatatatatatatatattatatatatatatatatatatatatatatatatatatatatatatatatatataaataatcataAGCCTTTTAAGAGCCTCCCACGGACCTACTCAATCCCATACACCCGACTGTACTGTCAGACCCGACACACTTCTCTGCTGACACAGTGAAAGCAGAGGAAGCCCCTCACCAGTCACAGACACTCGGTTGCTCTTTCTGCTTGTGCCGGCTTTGTTTGATGCTTGGCACGAGTACCCTACGTTGTGCTCTGTGCCACCAAACTCGGTAAAGGCTGTGGTGGAATTTGTGGTTGTGGAGTGGAAAGGATGCTCTTCTTCATCCCTGAAGAACTGAAAGGTGATGGGTAAAGTGGCGTTAGCTACGACACAAATGAGAGTCAGGTCCTCCCCTTCAAAGACCACCTCCTTGCCTGGGATCATGCTCAGCGTTGGACTGGATACTGGAACTGTGGGGGGGAAAGCAATCCTTGTTAGTGAGTGTCCGGGAGAGTTCAAACACcacatgttgttttatttccccagcacctgttatttaaatgagGATTAAGGCTCAACCTGTGTATTTCTGGGGAGTAAAGCTTTGGGTTGTCTCACCGATGACTGTGATTCGCACTGCGTTGCTGAGCTTGGCACTGCTGGCTCCTCGGTTCTGCGCCTCACACCTGTACTCTTGGGTGCTGCCCGTGTTTGACATTGTGACGTTGAACACGGCCACCTCCTGCTTCACTGCAAGGATGCTCACAGTCTGGTTGCCTCTCAGCAGGACGTAAGTAATGGGAGGCGATCCCTTTTCAGAGTGGCACTTCAGTCTAGCAGACTTCCCAGCAATGACCTCTGAAGATCCAATTATACTCAGAGTGGGACTGGTCACTAGAACTGTTCAAAcatatgataaagcatattaataaacatggcaaaccagggtaaactatggaaaaTGCAAAGCATGGGGCAAAGAAATGTCCCTTTACTAACGAGTGTGTGCTCACCATACACTTTGATAAGGACCTGTTCGCTGCTCTTGGTTATTCCCTTTGCAGTCACATTGCAGGAGTAAAGCCCTCCCTCGGCTGCAGAGGCTTTCTCATTCACATAGCCTGACTGGACAGAGGCAGCTGTTTTTAAAGTGCCATCCTTGAGAAGTGCATACTTGAGTCCCGGGGCAGTGGAAAGGTTCTGTGGAGTGCTGTACCTGCTATAGCAGGTCACGTTCAACAGAGCGCCTTCGTTTATTTCATGATGTTCAGCGAGCAAGACTGGTTTAGAAAACAACTCTGAAACAAAGCAGATAGAAACAGCTTTGATTACAATCCTGCTGTCACTCTGCGTTCCAACAAATCAATCCTTTACAACTGGGCTCCTTAACACTGAAACAGTTTAGGATCCTAACAACGCATACTGAATAGACTGAAAAGGCATCTCACCTGCCACACGAAGGGTCTTTATAGTTGATCTCTGCACATTGTGCAAGTCGGAGATGCACTCATAGTCCCCCGAATCCTGTGAGTGAGCAGTACTGGTATAATTTACACGGCCGGTTTTATAAGTCAGTATGTCTTTTTTCTTTCGCAGGTATATTATCTGCTGGTTGGCATTGCTGGTCGAGTCGTCAGCCCTGCAGATGATCTCAAAAGTGTCTCCTTCAGTTACATTCTGGGCCGGTTTTACATCCATGATTGGATTTTTCAATATTTCTTGGAGgaggaaaaaaatataaatatatatatatatatatatattttttttttaattaatcttttaaacataaaatatcgACCTCTACCGTAATATAGTTttctaaaaacacatttctgtcttTAAAGTAAGTAcgaagtttgttttttttcaattaaattatgGTGTTCTAATAAACTGAGAAGCTGAGTGAGATCCACTACCAGATGATACTATCCTGTCTTTATTACACAAGATAACACAGAACTAGTTGAGCTCACTTCAGTGTTGTCAGAAATCTTACCATGGCAACCCTTGAGAACAGGTGGTGTGGCTTTTGAAAGGTGGGTGTGGGTCAGCTGCAGGCCCTGCCTAGCTCTACAGGTGTAAATCTGTTTGGAAGCTCACCTTGTGTCTATATTCCTCAATCTAATGGAAGGCTGGTTAGTTGTTTTCTCAGTGACTGGAGTGTTTCTGAACCCCAGTCATGATGCGATTCTCACCTGATATCGTGACATTCCTCACGGCACTAGGGGGCGACGCTCCAGCATCAGGCACCGTGGTCACTGAGAAAGTGCAATAAAAGCTAGCGGTTCTTTCTTCTGGTTCAAAATTAAACGTGGTCTCGGCAAAATTAACAGCTCTGGTGAGCTTTCTGACCGGGCCTTTCGACAAGTTTTTGTAAAAGTTGAAGATGAGGGATCCTAGTTCCTCGGGGGCAGCACAGCGGACAGCGACCTCCTCGCCCTCTCGGATTGTGTTGCGGTTCAGAGTCAGAACAGGCTGCTGCAGACCTGGACCGGGGCAAATAAATGAAGCCTTGTTATATACAGTGAGGTGAATGGATAGCTGTTGAATGCTGCTATTGGGTCCATGCAAGTGCAAGATTCATGGGGACAGATTCACGGGGACAGATTAATCGAGGTgtttacacaaaaataataaacaaacaacttcGGCCcacttttaattatttaaatcagAAACTTGCTAGGTGCTTGATTTTGCTTTTTTACGTATAAATGTAGAGTTGCAAACAGACACCAAAAAGAAATTCTCTTGACAGCTGCTTTGCTGTACGTATGATGGAATATCTTTTTCAAATTTCCTTTCgtcgtttaaaaataaaatcagaagtAGATCTGGTCCATGGAACACCACTTGCCTGTTACCCGGAGTGCTGCTTGATTGCTTTCCTTCCTCTTCCCCTCAGCTCTGACCTCACAGCTGTAGCTGGCTGAGTGGAACACCCTAGCTGCTGTGATCTTGTACTGCAGTCTGTCGCTGGTGTCATTCTTGGTGTACACAATCTGGTCCTCCTTATAAAAGGTGTACTGGTGTGGGTGAGACTGGCTGGGCTCGGCTGTGCTGATGTCGAGTGCGCAGGTCAGGGTAATGTTACGGCCACTTTGCACAGGGCTGGAAGGGTCAATCTGAAGTGTCACTTTGTTTATAGTGACCGCTGCAAAATAGGTTCatctttcagatttttttttaatgaacaacgTGCAAATAAATGAAttctgtacagtgccttgcgaaagtattcggcccccttgaactttgcgaccttttgccacatttcaggcttcaaacataaagatatgaaactgtaattttttgtgaagaatcaacaacaagtgggacacaatcatgaagtggaacgaaatttattggatatttcaaacttttttaacaaataaaaaactgaaaaattgggcgtgcaaaattattcagcccctttactttcagtgcagcaaactctctccagaagttcagtgaggatctctgaatgatccaatgttgacctaaatgactaatgatgataaatagaatccacctgtgtgtaatcaagtctccgtataaatgcacctgcactgtgatagtctcagaggtccgtttaaagcgcagagagcatcatgaagaacaaggaacacaccaggcaggtccgagatactgttgtggagaagtttaaagccggatttggatacaaaaagatttcccaagctttaaacatcccaaggagcactgtgcaagcgataatattgaaatggaaggagtatcagaccactgcaaatctaccaagacctggccgtccctctaaactttcagctcatacaaggagaagactgatcagagatgcagccaagaggcccatgatcactctggatgaactgcagagatctacagctgaggtgggagactctgtccataggacaacaatcagtcgtatactgcacaaatctggcctttatggaagagtggcaagaagaaagccatttcttaaagatatccataaaaagtgtcgtttacagtttgccacaagccacctgggagacacaccaaacatgtggaagaaggtgctctggtcagatgaaaccaaaatcgaactttttggcaacaatgcaaaacgttatgtttggcgtaaaagcaacagagctcatcaccctgaacacaccatccccactgtcaaacatggtggtggcagcatcatggtttgggcctgcttttcttcagcagggacagggaagatggttaaaattgatgggaagatggatggagccaaatacaggaccattctggaagaaaacctgatggagtctgcaaaagacctgagactgggacggagatttgtcttccaacaagacaatgatccaaaacataaagcaaaatctacaatggaatggttcacaaataaacatatccaggtgttagaatggccaagtcaaagtccagacctgaatccaatcgagaatctgtggaaagaactgaaaactgctgttcacaaatgctctccatccaacctcactgagctcgagctgttttgcaaggaggaatgggcaaaaatttcagtctctcgatgtgcaaaactgatagagacataccccaagcgacttacagctgtaatcgcagcaaaaggtggcgctacaaagtattaacttaagggggctgaataattttgcacgcccaatttttcagttttttatttgttaaaaaagtttgaaatatccaataaatttcgttccacttcatgattgtgtcccacttgttgttgattcttcacaaaaaattacagtttcatatctttatgtttgaagcctgaaatgtggcaaaaggtcgcaaagttcaagggggccgaatactttcgcaaggcactgtatctggaAAATATAGATATCTTAGAAACTTACTGTCAGCTAGAGATTTGCCATATTTTCATATTCTGTACACCTCTGATattccccccaccccacacaccccacacaccccacacacaaactcacgcacgcacacaggaACATCAGCATCCTCAACATCAAATAACAGCTCTTGACAGCTGATTGCCTGGTTAGATTGTTCATGCCTTGGTTAGTTAAACACATATGTGAAAGACTTTGTCATACCTTGTCATAAACACCTATTGTGTTTTGCCGCTGTACGTTCTAAAGCCTCTTCTAGTTTTTCCTATTCTAATCAGGGTGTGTCACACACAGTAAACAAACGCCCCACAGAAACAACAGACCCCACGCTCTGGTGCACAGCAGGAAGGAAAGAGCCATTTCTGACACTCTCTGGGGAGCAACACTAGCAAGGGTTATTTTAGGGTTCGGAGCCTCACCCCATGCTTCAAAAAACAccatcattttataaaaatacataatctgtctctgtgttgttttctaaaaaataaataaaatggaagaatatttgttttcagtttaaacTAGCCAGCTGCACCTCAACTAATATTTTATGGCAAACTTAACTCAGAATGGGCACACAAACACTTTATTTAATGTGACGACAACAAAGATAttgaccaaaggttttgcatcacctaggattttaggattgagacattaattcaaataaaaattgtatgaacataatttaaatcctatatttaacatcatgtaatcaaaaaaaactatatcgcaaaagtctgccggaagccataataaatCAATGGGGCTCCCAACTATTTTTCTAACATTTATGTAAAAATTAACTGTACAGTATTTGATGATAGATTTAgtaatgtaacatttaaaaaacaaaaaaagtattatgttaagtatctggaaaactacaaagcggtgtgtaattcaatatgttaacataacattattcagcaggtttcatacggctttatgaagcaaaatttgttaattctatagggcaggGGGTTACAATTTTTGCTCACTGAATgataccacagttgcaataaaaggcagaataatctgttTTTCCCAGTTTATTTAATATCTAATTTTTCACAAGAGTCTGCAGTGTAAATGTgtatcacgttaccatttacttcccacctcagcataactatgtgtgccgtttaaaatgtttacaacatcaaaaacattaacctcaagataaaactagaaTAAGTAACAATGAACTTCTTTTTATTAAGCTGATCCAAAGGGACTCCATGTAACTTTCTGTCACTTTgaactgtgtgttttcttccttcgtttttcttttgcaagtaaccCTTATggaaggaaaatatattttgtaaatatattgacatgctatatattgtcattttagtcacaaggtttttaatattCTTCCATGTTTATTTGTTGGGTTTTTGTACGACTACTTTAAAAGTATTCACATGTCAAAAGAACTAATATTTGAGTATGAtttatatattgtacaatataattaaaatatattggcatatattccataatacattttgtaatcttcAAT
Proteins encoded in this region:
- the LOC117424606 gene encoding platelet endothelial cell adhesion molecule-like isoform X1 yields the protein MNFYIVLVLVSLHFRGVELLSAVTINKVTLQIDPSSPVQSGRNITLTCALDISTAEPSQSHPHQYTFYKEDQIVYTKNDTSDRLQYKITAARVFHSASYSCEVRAEGKRKESNQAALRVTGLQQPVLTLNRNTIREGEEVAVRCAAPEELGSLIFNFYKNLSKGPVRKLTRAVNFAETTFNFEPEERTASFYCTFSVTTVPDAGASPPSAVRNVTISEILKNPIMDVKPAQNVTEGDTFEIICRADDSTSNANQQIIYLRKKKDILTYKTGRVNYTSTAHSQDSGDYECISDLHNVQRSTIKTLRVAELFSKPVLLAEHHEINEGALLNVTCYSRYSTPQNLSTAPGLKYALLKDGTLKTAASVQSGYVNEKASAAEGGLYSCNVTAKGITKSSEQVLIKVYVLVTSPTLSIIGSSEVIAGKSARLKCHSEKGSPPITYVLLRGNQTVSILAVKQEVAVFNVTMSNTGSTQEYRCEAQNRGASSAKLSNAVRITVIVPVSSPTLSMIPGKEVVFEGEDLTLICVVANATLPITFQFFRDEEEHPFHSTTTNSTTAFTEFGGTEHNVGYSCQASNKAGTSRKSNRVSVTVTMAIWKRILIALFCIMIILGVFVFCIVRYKLKQAKNESSVEMAGSEHTDAVRNVFELSSTNTGADQHGDVIEVREINGTEVGSVDVGCGEDSSDPDIEYTEVMHVEPDASRAPVMKGTDTVYSELRKSESEDPDNTDCQGSVEYAQLYHNTVESRQ
- the LOC117424606 gene encoding platelet endothelial cell adhesion molecule-like isoform X4; the encoded protein is MNFYIVLVLVSLHFRGVELLSAVTINKVTLQIDPSSPVQSGRNITLTCALDISTAEPSQSHPHQYTFYKEDQIVYTKNDTSDRLQYKITAARVFHSASYSCEVRAEGKRKESNQAALRVTGLQQPVLTLNRNTIREGEEVAVRCAAPEELGSLIFNFYKNLSKGPVRKLTRAVNFAETTFNFEPEERTASFYCTFSVTTVPDAGASPPSAVRNVTISEILKNPIMDVKPAQNVTEGDTFEIICRADDSTSNANQQIIYLRKKKDILTYKTGRVNYTSTAHSQDSGDYECISDLHNVQRSTIKTLRVAELFSKPVLLAEHHEINEGALLNVTCYSRYSTPQNLSTAPGLKYALLKDGTLKTAASVQSGYVNEKASAAEGGLYSCNVTAKGITKSSEQVLIKVYVLVTSPTLSIIGSSEVIAGKSARLKCHSEKGSPPITYVLLRGNQTVSILAVKQEVAVFNVTMSNTGSTQEYRCEAQNRGASSAKLSNAVRITVIVPVSSPTLSMIPGKEVVFEGEDLTLICVVANATLPITFQFFRDEEEHPFHSTTTNSTTAFTEFGGTEHNVGYSCQASNKAGTSRKSNRVSVTVTMAIWKRILIALFCIMIILGVFVFCIVRYKLKQAKNESSVEMAGSEHTDAVRNVFELSSTNTGSQTAWFSQKTINAQ
- the LOC117424606 gene encoding platelet endothelial cell adhesion molecule-like isoform X2, coding for MNFYIVLVLVSLHFRGVELLSAVTINKVTLQIDPSSPVQSGRNITLTCALDISTAEPSQSHPHQYTFYKEDQIVYTKNDTSDRLQYKITAARVFHSASYSCEVRAEGKRKESNQAALRVTGLQQPVLTLNRNTIREGEEVAVRCAAPEELGSLIFNFYKNLSKGPVRKLTRAVNFAETTFNFEPEERTASFYCTFSVTTVPDAGASPPSAVRNVTISEILKNPIMDVKPAQNVTEGDTFEIICRADDSTSNANQQIIYLRKKKDILTYKTGRVNYTSTAHSQDSGDYECISDLHNVQRSTIKTLRVAELFSKPVLLAEHHEINEGALLNVTCYSRYSTPQNLSTAPGLKYALLKDGTLKTAASVQSGYVNEKASAAEGGLYSCNVTAKGITKSSEQVLIKVYVLVTSPTLSIIGSSEVIAGKSARLKCHSEKGSPPITYVLLRGNQTVSILAVKQEVAVFNVTMSNTGSTQEYRCEAQNRGASSAKLSNAVRITVIVPVSSPTLSMIPGKEVVFEGEDLTLICVVANATLPITFQFFRDEEEHPFHSTTTNSTTAFTEFGGTEHNVGYSCQASNKAGTSRKSNRVSVTVTMAIWKRILIALFCIMIILGVFVFCIVRYKLKQAKNESSVEMAGSEHTDAVRNVFELSSTNTGADQHGDVIEVREINGTEVGSVDVGCGEDSSDPDIEYTEVMHVEPDASRAPVMKGTDTVYSELRKSESEDPDNTDCGSVEYAQLYHNTVESRQ
- the LOC117424606 gene encoding platelet endothelial cell adhesion molecule-like isoform X3, which gives rise to MNFYIVLVLVSLHFRGVELLSAVTINKVTLQIDPSSPVQSGRNITLTCALDISTAEPSQSHPHQYTFYKEDQIVYTKNDTSDRLQYKITAARVFHSASYSCEVRAEGKRKESNQAALRVTGLQQPVLTLNRNTIREGEEVAVRCAAPEELGSLIFNFYKNLSKGPVRKLTRAVNFAETTFNFEPEERTASFYCTFSVTTVPDAGASPPSAVRNVTISEILKNPIMDVKPAQNVTEGDTFEIICRADDSTSNANQQIIYLRKKKDILTYKTGRVNYTSTAHSQDSGDYECISDLHNVQRSTIKTLRVAELFSKPVLLAEHHEINEGALLNVTCYSRYSTPQNLSTAPGLKYALLKDGTLKTAASVQSGYVNEKASAAEGGLYSCNVTAKGITKSSEQVLIKVYVLVTSPTLSIIGSSEVIAGKSARLKCHSEKGSPPITYVLLRGNQTVSILAVKQEVAVFNVTMSNTGSTQEYRCEAQNRGASSAKLSNAVRITVIVPVSSPTLSMIPGKEVVFEGEDLTLICVVANATLPITFQFFRDEEEHPFHSTTTNSTTAFTEFGGTEHNVGYSCQASNKAGTSRKSNRVSVTVTMAIWKRILIALFCIMIILGVFVFCIVRYKLKQAKNESSVEMAGSEHTDAVRNVFELSSTNTVGSVDVGCGEDSSDPDIEYTEVMHVEPDASRAPVMKGTDTVYSELRKSESEDPDNTDCQGSVEYAQLYHNTVESRQ